In Desulfonatronovibrio magnus, a single genomic region encodes these proteins:
- a CDS encoding type II toxin-antitoxin system RelE family toxin, with the protein MGIRSFTHPDFWKCYEKLPKHIKTLADRKFELFKEDPSHPSLDFSKKGSVWTVNVGYHYRAIAFREGEDIVWFWIGSHEDYNTLMNRLA; encoded by the coding sequence ATGGGAATAAGATCATTTACACATCCTGATTTCTGGAAGTGTTATGAAAAGCTCCCTAAACATATTAAAACCCTTGCTGATAGAAAATTTGAGCTTTTCAAAGAAGATCCCAGCCATCCGTCATTGGATTTCAGTAAAAAGGGATCTGTCTGGACAGTGAATGTTGGCTACCATTACAGAGCAATAGCTTTTAGAGAGGGCGAAGATATTGTTTGGTTCTGGATTGGAAGCCATGAGGACTACAATACGTTAATGAATAGGTTAGCTTAA